DNA sequence from the Anaerolineae bacterium genome:
GTCGTGGCTTTCTCCTTCTCCTTCTCTGGGACCTCCGTGACTAGTGCCTCGGTGGTCAGGATCATGGCGGCGATGCTGGCTGCGTTCTCCACGGCTGAGCGGGTCACCTTCGCTGGATCAATGATGCCGGCCTGGAACATGTCCACATATTGGCCGCTCATCACATCGAAGCCGATGTTCCGGTTGCCGGTCTCCTGCTGCTTGCGGCGCACATTCTGCACCACCACCGCCCCATCCTCACCGGCATTGTAG
Encoded proteins:
- the groEL gene encoding chaperonin GroEL (60 kDa chaperone family; promotes refolding of misfolded polypeptides especially under stressful conditions; forms two stacked rings of heptamers to form a barrel-shaped 14mer; ends can be capped by GroES; misfolded proteins enter the barrel where they are refolded when GroES binds; many bacteria have multiple copies of the groEL gene which are active under different environmental conditions; the B.japonicum protein in this cluster is expressed constitutively; in Rhodobacter, Corynebacterium and Rhizobium this protein is essential for growth) → AMAALENVETEYPDEATGVRIVRRALEEPMRQLAYNAGEDGAVVVQNVRRKQQETGNRNIGFDVMSGQYVDMFQAGIIDPAKVTRSAVENAASIAAMILTTEALVTEVPEKEKEKATTPPPEY